The following are from one region of the Candidatus Neomarinimicrobiota bacterium genome:
- a CDS encoding zinc-dependent alcohol dehydrogenase family protein has translation MVKPDSVENDPLTESDLPVPEPEVEEVRIRVHVCGVCRTDLHIVEGDLEIPTLPVTPGHQVVGTVEAVGKRVDRVKTGDRVGLPWMSSTCGKCDFCRSGRENLCHGAEFTGLHRNGGYAERIVAPQQFVYPLPEGFTDYQVAPLLCAGIIGLRTFKQSKIEPGQRLGLYGFGASAHVTIQVARYLGCDPYVFTRGKDHQKHAVELGAVWTGTAQDDPGVEMDASLVFAPIGSLMIEALRLVRKGGTVVSAGIHMTPIPEFPYRLLYGEKTMTSAANATYADGAELLKLAAEIPIQTEVKVYGLADANTALKDLKDSRFRGAAVLNVAEETG, from the coding sequence CTGGTCAAACCCGATTCAGTCGAGAACGATCCCCTCACTGAATCAGACCTCCCGGTGCCGGAACCGGAAGTTGAAGAGGTAAGGATCCGCGTCCACGTTTGCGGTGTCTGTCGAACGGATCTCCATATTGTTGAAGGCGATCTCGAAATCCCCACTCTTCCCGTGACCCCCGGCCATCAGGTTGTGGGTACCGTGGAGGCCGTTGGGAAAAGAGTGGACAGGGTGAAAACGGGCGATCGGGTGGGACTTCCGTGGATGAGTTCCACGTGCGGAAAGTGCGACTTCTGCAGAAGCGGCAGGGAAAATCTCTGCCATGGAGCCGAATTCACGGGACTTCATCGCAATGGAGGTTACGCAGAAAGAATTGTGGCTCCCCAGCAATTCGTCTATCCGCTCCCCGAAGGCTTTACAGATTATCAAGTGGCTCCCCTTCTGTGTGCCGGCATCATCGGACTGCGCACATTCAAACAGAGCAAGATTGAGCCCGGTCAGCGATTGGGCCTGTACGGTTTTGGAGCATCTGCCCACGTGACGATCCAGGTTGCCAGGTACTTGGGGTGCGACCCGTATGTTTTCACTCGCGGGAAGGATCACCAGAAACACGCTGTTGAATTAGGCGCAGTGTGGACAGGGACTGCCCAGGACGATCCGGGGGTCGAGATGGATGCAAGTCTGGTGTTCGCCCCCATCGGATCATTGATGATAGAAGCCCTCAGACTGGTCCGCAAAGGGGGAACTGTCGTCTCGGCAGGCATTCACATGACTCCGATCCCGGAATTCCCATACAGGCTTCTCTACGGCGAAAAAACTATGACCTCGGCCGCGAATGCCACGTACGCCGATGGGGCGGAACTGCTCAAGCTGGCTGCTGAGATTCCTATTCAAACGGAAGTTAAGGTCTACGGACTGGCAGATGCCAACACCGCGCTCAAGGATCTGAAAGACAGTCGCTTCCGCGGCGCGGCCGTGTTAAATGTGGCAGAGGAAACTGGCTAG
- a CDS encoding radical SAM protein, with amino-acid sequence MTGRPKAKTWRIPSESHREVLVTLKSNCFNLFDFGSGNLWTFDLEGRLMGMYVDQVNYRRTLDNRFFAKSRKSGNGQTFRTVEHVSLKSAGGLIDRARSLLLFVQPRLPGELNGYVQKILRMDMPSLEKSGEAFSGIYLPVSVLPPDQYMSLVLQITEGCNYDQCVFCTFYSDRRFRIKPLDEIEEHIGQVKRFFGAGLMLRKTVFLADANALVIPQSRLLPILGSVNDLLPQFKSIYSFIDVFTGIKKSARDFSDLKELRLKRLYLGVESGNSELLDLLKKPQLVSDVIVLAERIKAGGVNLGLIFLAGAGGLAFHSKHLADSVRLIESIPLSSHDLVYISELYGNSREYHLALEERGVPLPSRQETRRMAIEFKTAVTKVVPKGVAVPVYDIRQFFY; translated from the coding sequence ATGACCGGAAGACCAAAAGCGAAAACATGGAGGATTCCATCAGAATCTCACCGAGAAGTCCTGGTTACCCTGAAAAGCAATTGCTTCAACCTCTTTGATTTTGGTTCGGGGAATCTTTGGACATTCGATCTGGAAGGCCGTCTCATGGGGATGTATGTGGATCAGGTCAACTATCGACGTACTCTGGACAACCGTTTTTTCGCGAAGTCACGGAAGAGTGGGAACGGACAGACTTTCCGCACCGTTGAACACGTTTCCCTGAAATCTGCCGGTGGATTGATTGACCGAGCCAGATCTCTGCTCCTCTTCGTACAACCTCGGCTGCCCGGGGAGTTGAACGGGTATGTTCAAAAAATTCTGCGTATGGACATGCCGTCCCTCGAAAAGAGCGGGGAGGCGTTTTCGGGGATATATCTGCCTGTTTCGGTTCTCCCCCCCGATCAGTACATGTCGCTGGTTTTGCAGATAACGGAAGGGTGCAACTATGACCAGTGCGTTTTTTGCACCTTCTACAGCGACCGCCGCTTCCGGATCAAGCCGTTGGATGAGATAGAAGAACACATCGGGCAGGTGAAACGCTTTTTTGGAGCGGGATTGATGCTGCGAAAGACCGTTTTTCTCGCGGACGCGAACGCACTGGTCATACCGCAGTCCAGGCTTCTGCCCATTCTGGGATCGGTTAACGATTTACTCCCCCAATTCAAAAGCATCTATTCCTTCATCGACGTGTTTACGGGGATCAAGAAGTCAGCCCGTGATTTTTCGGATCTCAAAGAGTTGCGGTTGAAGAGACTCTATTTGGGAGTCGAGTCGGGCAACAGCGAGCTGCTTGACTTGCTGAAGAAGCCTCAATTGGTAAGCGATGTGATCGTACTGGCAGAGAGGATTAAAGCCGGTGGAGTCAATCTCGGATTGATATTCCTTGCGGGAGCCGGGGGGCTGGCTTTTCACTCAAAACACCTCGCTGATTCCGTCCGGTTGATTGAAAGTATTCCCCTTTCGAGCCACGACCTGGTTTACATCTCAGAGCTCTACGGAAACAGCCGGGAGTACCATTTGGCTCTGGAGGAGAGAGGAGTACCGTTACCCTCGCGGCAGGAGACCCGAAGAATGGCCATAGAGTTCAAGACAGCCGTAACGAAGGTCGTCCCCAAGGGCGTAGCGGTACCCGTATACGACATCCGGCAGTTCTTTTATTAA
- a CDS encoding Zn-ribbon domain-containing OB-fold protein, with product MSGKGTIKARVVETDMGTTVFNVPFPTTLDDKALEALRFMAPITIKQPYHIDYIHSYGQDSPWFAGLANGHLLGNRDVKTGYTYALPRGNDMYTGQETEWVELPAEGKIHAVTVCYFGSEEFLPETPFILILVEFDGVDTLLLTRLLGVDPEEINLDWIGMPVIAKFRRLSQLKPTDIYFVPGTQS from the coding sequence ATGAGTGGAAAAGGAACAATCAAAGCAAGAGTTGTGGAAACAGATATGGGCACAACGGTGTTCAACGTCCCCTTTCCCACCACCCTTGATGACAAAGCTCTGGAGGCCTTGAGGTTCATGGCCCCAATCACGATAAAACAACCCTACCATATCGATTACATACATTCCTATGGCCAGGACTCGCCGTGGTTTGCCGGACTTGCCAACGGGCATCTGCTGGGGAACAGGGACGTGAAAACGGGATACACGTACGCCCTGCCGAGAGGGAATGATATGTATACGGGCCAGGAGACGGAATGGGTTGAGCTACCGGCAGAAGGGAAGATTCATGCCGTCACCGTCTGTTATTTTGGGTCAGAGGAATTCTTACCGGAAACACCGTTTATTCTGATACTGGTGGAGTTTGATGGAGTGGACACACTTCTTCTCACCAGATTGCTGGGAGTGGATCCGGAAGAGATCAACCTGGACTGGATTGGAATGCCGGTTATCGCCAAATTCCGTCGCCTGTCTCAACTCAAACCCACTGATATCTATTTTGTCCCCGGTACCCAGTCCTAA